One Halalkalicoccus subterraneus DNA window includes the following coding sequences:
- a CDS encoding helix-turn-helix domain-containing protein, producing MSVVLTIDLPASEFDLGRVIESIDGVHVELQSAVPLGDVVMPLLEVHDREHDYETFAERLREHPAVASVVIINREEDVGCYAVEWTRKFDSFYRSIGDPNATVLSGVKDGDRWQFDLLFPSHDALKAFRRQVDEEGIDLRIQRVSRTRRPIPDPRDGLSAVQREALDLAISRSYYSIPRETTTAELAEELDISDQAVIERLRRATRTLGEEYIAASIDGNSST from the coding sequence ATGAGCGTCGTTTTGACGATCGATCTGCCCGCTTCCGAGTTCGACCTCGGGAGAGTGATCGAGTCGATCGACGGGGTCCACGTCGAGCTGCAGTCGGCCGTGCCACTCGGCGATGTCGTCATGCCGCTGCTCGAGGTCCACGACCGGGAGCACGACTACGAGACGTTCGCAGAGCGCCTCCGAGAACACCCGGCGGTTGCGTCCGTTGTCATCATCAACCGCGAGGAAGACGTCGGGTGTTACGCCGTCGAGTGGACCCGGAAGTTCGACTCGTTCTATCGATCGATCGGGGACCCCAACGCGACGGTTCTAAGCGGTGTCAAGGACGGCGACCGCTGGCAGTTCGATCTCCTGTTTCCGTCCCACGACGCGCTGAAGGCGTTCCGGAGGCAGGTCGACGAGGAGGGAATCGATCTCAGGATCCAGCGGGTTTCCCGGACGAGGCGGCCGATACCCGATCCGCGGGACGGGCTGTCGGCCGTCCAGCGCGAGGCGCTGGATCTCGCGATCTCGCGGAGCTACTACTCCATCCCGCGCGAGACGACGACCGCGGAGCTCGCCGAGGAACTCGACATTTCAGATCAGGCGGTCATCGAACGACTCCGGCGAGCGACCAGAACGCTCGGCGAGGAGTACATCGCCGCCAGCATCGACGGGAACTCCTCGACGTGA
- the deoC gene encoding deoxyribose-phosphate aldolase: MDKAAFAAAIDHTVLGPETTREDVLRVVEEASEHGMNACIPPCYVEVASEHASGVTLATVVGFPHGQNMPEIKRREGVKAWKAGADELDVVCNRGFLLGGESEQFRDELAELVAAVPVPVKVIVEASELAETELRRAAELAVEADATMLKTSTGFAEGGARIEDVEVLAEYLPVKASGGIGDYDTARAMLEAGAERIGASSGVALVEGFPE; this comes from the coding sequence ATGGACAAGGCGGCCTTCGCGGCAGCGATCGACCACACCGTCCTCGGCCCCGAAACGACCCGGGAAGACGTACTCCGAGTCGTCGAGGAGGCCAGCGAACACGGGATGAACGCCTGTATCCCGCCGTGCTACGTCGAGGTCGCAAGCGAACACGCTTCCGGAGTGACCCTCGCGACGGTCGTTGGCTTCCCACACGGACAGAACATGCCTGAGATCAAGCGCCGAGAAGGCGTCAAAGCGTGGAAGGCGGGGGCGGACGAACTCGACGTGGTCTGCAATCGCGGATTCCTGCTCGGCGGGGAGTCCGAGCAGTTCCGCGACGAACTCGCGGAGCTCGTCGCGGCGGTCCCGGTGCCGGTGAAGGTGATCGTCGAGGCGAGCGAACTCGCCGAAACCGAGCTCAGGCGGGCGGCCGAACTCGCCGTCGAGGCCGACGCCACGATGCTCAAGACCTCGACGGGCTTCGCCGAGGGTGGAGCCCGCATCGAGGACGTCGAGGTACTCGCGGAGTACCTCCCCGTGAAGGCGAGCGGCGGGATCGGGGATTACGACACTGCGCGCGCGATGCTCGAAGCGGGTGCCGAGCGGATCGGCGCCTCCTCGGGGGTCGCGCTGGTCGAGGGGTTTCCCGAGTAA
- a CDS encoding amino acid permease: MADEELAKDLGLLSALTIGIGTMIGAGIFVLPGAAVSDAGPLAAGSFVLGGVIALFTALSASELGTAMPKAGGAYFYVNRALGPLFGSIAGWGNWIGLTFASAFYMFGFGEYVAAFVAVPGISLGPLALAGPEIIALLGAVFFTTVNYVGAKETGKLQNVIVGVLVLILAVFTLFGVLNADLQTLRPIAPEGFSALLPVTGLIFVSYLGFVQITSVAEEIKNPGKNLPIAIVGSVVIVTTIYALVLVVVLAAVPNEIVAGNDTAVVQVAKILIGPVGAGAMLLGGLLATASSANASILSSSRINFAMGRDRLVSPKLNDIHGKFGTPYRSIAITGGLIVLFIVVGNLELLSTASSVLHLVVYGLLNVALIVMREAHPPEYDPDFRVPLYPITPIVGAVLSFALIGFIDPTVIVLCAVFVALAALWYLAYARTRTESEGVLSEYVRSRSEEMPDAAVSAAESVKPESTDYRVLVPVSNPRTEENLITLGSTVAKANGGTVHAVHIVQVPDQVPLSAATDHIDELDASSTTLLDQARENAETFGVPVETHTLVSHRGFEEVFEAAQTYEADVTIMGWGGGGDDWVTGRVESTFDELAHDLPCDFLVLKDRGLDTDRVLVPTAGGPDSDLSAEVARNLRDGEGAEVSLLYVVDGPEEREEGEAFLTEWATDHDLDDAEVLIDESGDVEGAIERAATDHTLVIIGATERGLLSRLVRGSLAYDVIDEVECSVLLAERPSKRSIRERLFGSGSDAEN, from the coding sequence ATGGCCGACGAAGAACTGGCCAAGGACCTCGGTCTTCTGTCGGCGCTGACGATCGGGATCGGGACGATGATCGGTGCGGGTATTTTCGTCCTGCCGGGAGCGGCGGTCAGCGACGCCGGCCCGCTCGCGGCCGGCTCGTTCGTTCTCGGTGGCGTCATCGCGCTGTTCACCGCGCTGTCGGCAAGCGAACTCGGGACGGCGATGCCGAAAGCGGGCGGCGCGTACTTCTACGTCAACCGGGCGCTCGGGCCGCTGTTCGGCTCGATCGCCGGCTGGGGTAACTGGATCGGGCTCACCTTTGCCTCCGCCTTTTACATGTTCGGCTTCGGCGAGTACGTCGCCGCGTTCGTCGCTGTCCCCGGGATCTCGCTCGGCCCGCTCGCGCTGGCGGGTCCGGAGATCATCGCGCTGCTCGGTGCGGTGTTCTTCACCACCGTCAACTACGTCGGCGCAAAGGAGACGGGCAAACTCCAGAACGTCATCGTCGGCGTTCTGGTCCTGATACTCGCAGTGTTTACCCTCTTCGGCGTGTTGAACGCCGACCTCCAGACGCTGCGGCCGATCGCCCCGGAGGGCTTTTCGGCCCTACTTCCGGTCACGGGGCTGATCTTCGTCTCCTATCTGGGGTTCGTCCAGATCACCTCGGTTGCAGAGGAGATCAAGAACCCCGGGAAGAACCTCCCGATCGCCATCGTCGGCAGCGTCGTGATCGTGACCACGATCTACGCGCTGGTGTTGGTGGTCGTGCTCGCGGCGGTGCCGAACGAGATCGTCGCCGGCAACGACACCGCCGTCGTGCAGGTCGCGAAGATCCTCATCGGCCCGGTCGGCGCGGGCGCGATGTTGCTCGGGGGACTGCTCGCGACGGCCTCCTCCGCGAACGCCTCGATCCTCTCGTCGTCGCGGATCAACTTCGCGATGGGGCGCGACAGGCTCGTCAGCCCGAAGCTCAACGACATCCACGGGAAGTTCGGGACGCCGTATCGCTCGATCGCGATCACCGGCGGGTTGATCGTGCTCTTCATCGTCGTCGGCAACCTCGAACTGCTCTCGACGGCCAGCAGCGTGTTGCATTTGGTGGTCTACGGGCTGTTGAACGTCGCGTTGATCGTCATGCGCGAGGCCCACCCCCCCGAGTACGATCCCGACTTCAGGGTCCCGTTATACCCGATCACGCCCATAGTCGGGGCCGTGCTCTCGTTCGCGCTGATCGGCTTCATCGACCCGACCGTGATCGTCCTCTGTGCCGTGTTCGTCGCCCTCGCGGCGCTCTGGTATCTGGCATACGCCCGCACCCGGACCGAGTCCGAGGGCGTCCTCTCGGAGTACGTCCGCTCTCGCTCCGAGGAGATGCCCGACGCGGCCGTCTCGGCCGCAGAGAGCGTCAAACCCGAATCCACGGACTACCGGGTGCTCGTGCCGGTCTCGAACCCCCGGACCGAGGAGAACCTCATCACGCTCGGGAGCACCGTCGCGAAAGCGAACGGGGGGACGGTCCACGCCGTTCACATCGTGCAGGTGCCCGATCAGGTGCCGCTGTCGGCCGCAACCGATCATATCGATGAACTCGACGCCAGTTCGACGACGCTACTCGACCAGGCCCGCGAGAACGCCGAGACCTTCGGCGTGCCGGTCGAGACCCACACGCTCGTTTCCCACCGCGGCTTCGAGGAGGTCTTCGAGGCGGCCCAGACCTACGAGGCGGACGTGACGATCATGGGCTGGGGCGGCGGCGGCGACGACTGGGTGACCGGCCGCGTCGAAAGCACGTTCGACGAACTCGCCCACGACCTCCCCTGTGACTTCCTCGTCCTGAAGGACCGCGGACTGGACACGGACCGGGTGCTCGTCCCCACCGCGGGCGGTCCGGACTCGGATCTGAGCGCCGAGGTCGCCCGGAACCTGCGCGACGGGGAGGGAGCGGAGGTCTCCCTGCTGTACGTCGTCGACGGCCCCGAGGAGCGCGAGGAGGGCGAGGCGTTCCTCACGGAGTGGGCCACCGACCACGACCTCGACGACGCGGAGGTGCTGATCGACGAGTCGGGCGACGTCGAGGGAGCGATCGAACGGGCGGCGACGGACCACACGCTCGTGATCATCGGGGCGACCGAGCGCGGCCTGCTCTCGCGACTGGTGCGGGGATCGCTCGCCTACGACGTGATCGACGAGGTCGAGTGCTCCGTGCTGCTCGCAGAACGCCCCTCGAAGCGCTCGATCCGCGAGCGACTCTTCGGTTCCGGCTCCGACGCCGAGAACTGA
- a CDS encoding formate/nitrite transporter family protein: MSDSDRPNDGDAVRDAVERSRSGAPAAGAVVRDRFSADEVFQRIVVVADEEITSGNRELFFSALAAGFAITITFLLYSTMTATTGGHPILSALLYPLGFIYIIIGGYQLYTENTLPPVALTLERLISIPQLLRHWTIVLVGNFTGGAAGAAVLAWGGVFSPEAAAAAMSHAEHGLETSVSALFFKAAFAGLIVAGVVWVVYASRDTISRLVVVYLAFLSIPLGDLFHVVVSFTEMLYMVFSGELALLTGLFTFVLPVLLGNTLGGIALVTVVNYFQTTEQRLESVRFEGADRQLSPREWAFGGLRGRSYVPMVDTTDPVVRDDSYRIVVPIANPRTESQIIELACALASRKENATVHAVHIIQTPGRGSPDYGSTQRGRIVERSEEQMETLWDTIEGYDVGCETSTIVSKRSFEEIFTVAGRENADLVLMGGEDNQLWTAARAERTLSELTSRLPCDFLVLKDRGRDASRILLPTAGGPDSDLSAEVAATFRETIGSEVTLLHVVDGEDERAAGEQFLADWAAEHDLGDAEFIVDESGDVEDAIGRAAADHTMVLIGATERGLLSRLVTGSLHFDVLNEVDCSLLLAERPSGRGVLARLFGRR; encoded by the coding sequence ATGAGCGACTCCGATCGTCCCAACGACGGTGACGCCGTTCGGGACGCGGTCGAGCGGTCCAGAAGCGGCGCTCCGGCGGCCGGTGCGGTCGTGCGCGACCGCTTCTCGGCGGACGAGGTGTTCCAGCGGATCGTCGTCGTCGCGGACGAGGAGATCACCTCGGGGAACCGGGAGCTGTTCTTCAGCGCCCTCGCGGCGGGCTTTGCGATCACGATCACCTTCCTGCTGTACTCGACGATGACCGCCACCACGGGCGGTCATCCGATACTGAGTGCACTGTTGTACCCGCTGGGATTCATCTACATCATCATCGGCGGCTACCAGCTCTACACCGAGAACACGCTCCCGCCGGTGGCGTTGACGTTGGAGCGCCTGATTAGCATCCCGCAGCTGTTGCGCCACTGGACGATCGTGCTCGTCGGGAACTTCACCGGCGGGGCGGCCGGTGCGGCCGTTCTGGCGTGGGGCGGCGTCTTCTCCCCCGAGGCGGCGGCCGCCGCGATGAGCCACGCCGAACACGGCCTCGAGACGAGCGTCTCGGCGCTGTTCTTCAAGGCCGCCTTTGCCGGGCTGATCGTCGCCGGCGTGGTCTGGGTGGTGTACGCCTCCCGGGACACGATCTCCCGGCTCGTGGTCGTCTATCTGGCCTTCCTCTCGATCCCGCTCGGGGACCTGTTTCACGTCGTCGTCTCCTTCACCGAGATGCTGTACATGGTCTTTTCCGGCGAACTCGCCCTTCTCACCGGGTTGTTCACGTTCGTTCTGCCGGTGTTGCTCGGGAACACGCTCGGCGGGATCGCGCTGGTGACGGTGGTGAACTACTTCCAGACCACCGAACAGCGCCTCGAGTCGGTTCGGTTCGAGGGAGCCGATCGCCAGCTCTCACCTCGGGAATGGGCCTTCGGCGGTCTCAGGGGTCGCTCGTACGTTCCGATGGTCGATACCACCGACCCGGTCGTCCGCGACGACTCCTACCGGATCGTGGTTCCGATCGCGAACCCGCGAACCGAATCACAGATCATCGAACTCGCCTGTGCCCTCGCGAGCCGCAAGGAGAACGCGACCGTCCACGCGGTCCACATCATCCAAACGCCCGGCCGGGGATCGCCGGACTACGGCTCTACCCAGCGCGGACGGATCGTCGAGCGCTCCGAGGAGCAGATGGAGACCCTCTGGGACACCATCGAGGGATACGACGTCGGGTGTGAGACCTCGACGATCGTTTCCAAGCGGTCGTTCGAGGAGATCTTCACGGTCGCCGGACGCGAGAACGCGGACCTCGTGTTGATGGGCGGTGAAGACAACCAGCTGTGGACCGCCGCCAGGGCCGAGCGCACGCTCAGCGAACTGACCAGCCGGCTGCCCTGTGACTTCCTCGTCCTGAAGGATCGCGGGCGGGACGCCTCGCGGATCCTCCTGCCGACCGCGGGCGGTCCGGACTCGGATCTGAGCGCCGAGGTCGCCGCCACGTTCCGGGAGACGATCGGTTCGGAGGTCACGCTGTTGCACGTCGTCGACGGCGAGGACGAGCGTGCGGCCGGCGAGCAGTTCCTCGCCGATTGGGCAGCCGAGCACGACCTGGGGGACGCCGAGTTCATCGTCGACGAGTCGGGCGACGTCGAGGACGCGATCGGTCGGGCCGCGGCCGACCACACGATGGTGTTGATCGGGGCGACCGAGCGGGGCCTGCTCTCACGACTCGTGACCGGTTCGTTGCACTTCGACGTGCTCAACGAGGTCGACTGCTCGCTGTTGCTCGCCGAGCGCCCCAGCGGACGGGGCGTCCTCGCGCGGCTGTTCGGTCGACGATAG
- a CDS encoding tRNA (N(6)-L-threonylcarbamoyladenosine(37)-C(2))-methylthiotransferase, protein MVRYHIETYGCTSNRGESRAIESALRDAGHYRAEGPDEADVTILNTCTVVEKTETNMLRRARELEDETADLIVTGCMALAQGEEFADIDARVMHWDEVPQAALNGECPTPGPGVDPVLDGVVGILPIARGCMSNCSYCITKHATGRVDSPSIEENVEKARALVHAGAKELRITGQDTGVYGWDEGERKLPELLERVCDIEGEFRVRLGMANPGGIHGIHEELAEVFAENEKLYDFIHAPVQSGSDEVLEEMRRQHRVEKFREVVDTFDRELDYWTLSTDFIVGFPTETEADHDQSMELLRETRPEKVNVTRFSKRPKTDAADMKGLGGQTKKDRSKAMSELKREIVGEVYEGMVGDTRKVLCVEQGTGDSVKCRDSAYRQVIVQNASEYGIEPGDFLETEITASQTMYAFGNPV, encoded by the coding sequence ATGGTCCGGTACCACATCGAGACATACGGCTGTACCTCCAATCGGGGTGAGAGCCGCGCCATCGAGTCCGCGCTGCGCGACGCCGGCCACTACCGGGCCGAAGGCCCAGACGAGGCGGACGTCACCATCCTCAACACCTGCACCGTCGTCGAGAAGACCGAGACCAACATGCTCCGGCGCGCGAGGGAGCTAGAGGACGAGACCGCCGACCTGATCGTCACGGGCTGTATGGCGCTGGCCCAGGGCGAGGAGTTCGCGGATATCGACGCCCGCGTGATGCACTGGGACGAGGTGCCTCAGGCGGCATTGAACGGCGAGTGTCCCACGCCCGGGCCGGGCGTCGACCCCGTTCTCGATGGCGTCGTCGGGATCCTCCCGATCGCTCGGGGTTGCATGTCGAACTGCTCGTACTGCATCACCAAGCACGCCACGGGTAGAGTCGACTCGCCGAGCATCGAGGAGAACGTCGAGAAGGCCCGGGCGCTGGTCCACGCCGGCGCGAAGGAGCTACGGATCACCGGTCAGGACACGGGAGTGTACGGTTGGGACGAAGGCGAGCGGAAGCTTCCAGAACTCCTCGAGCGGGTCTGCGACATCGAGGGCGAGTTCCGGGTTCGACTGGGGATGGCCAATCCGGGGGGTATCCACGGCATCCACGAGGAACTCGCCGAGGTCTTCGCCGAGAACGAGAAGCTCTACGACTTCATCCACGCGCCGGTCCAGTCGGGAAGCGACGAGGTCCTCGAGGAGATGCGCCGCCAACACAGGGTCGAGAAGTTCAGGGAGGTCGTCGACACCTTCGACCGGGAGCTCGACTACTGGACGCTTTCGACGGACTTCATCGTCGGCTTCCCGACAGAGACCGAGGCGGATCACGACCAGAGCATGGAACTCCTCCGAGAGACCCGCCCCGAGAAGGTCAACGTCACCCGGTTCTCGAAGCGCCCCAAGACCGACGCCGCCGACATGAAAGGGCTGGGCGGGCAGACCAAGAAGGACCGTTCGAAGGCGATGAGCGAGCTCAAGAGGGAGATCGTCGGCGAGGTCTATGAAGGGATGGTCGGCGATACCCGTAAAGTTCTCTGTGTCGAGCAGGGCACCGGCGACTCGGTGAAGTGTCGCGATTCGGCCTACCGACAGGTGATCGTACAGAACGCCTCAGAATACGGGATCGAACCCGGCGACTTCCTTGAGACGGAGATCACCGCAAGCCAGACGATGTACGCGTTCGGTAACCCGGTCTGA
- a CDS encoding mechanosensitive ion channel family protein has protein sequence MFVAPRLVELLSTYATLLSNVATFLLTFALVYAFGRAVVEPAARYLMDLRGTEPTLRRGLQQVLAVAVVVASIVTGLWVAGLGYLLDRSALVVAALTVALGFAAQDVVGNVVSGVFIVTDPKFNIGDWIRWEGGEGIIEDIDFRATRVRTFDNEIVTVPNAALTTTTVVNPVLNDRLRIELPLELGHGADLEAAVSVLVSAAEEHPDVLDTPEPSVRIVGIGGPVRLSARIWIGDPTRESFARVRSEYAREVTTRLHDARIDLDGAAPTELDGEIGVELRGGGPPSRDGR, from the coding sequence GTGTTCGTAGCGCCTCGCCTCGTCGAATTGCTGTCGACGTACGCGACCCTCCTGAGCAACGTCGCGACGTTCCTCCTCACGTTCGCGCTGGTGTACGCGTTCGGTCGGGCCGTCGTCGAACCCGCGGCGAGATATCTGATGGATCTGCGGGGCACGGAGCCGACGCTCCGACGGGGCCTCCAGCAGGTGCTCGCGGTCGCCGTGGTCGTCGCAAGTATCGTTACCGGACTATGGGTCGCTGGACTCGGCTACCTGCTGGATCGCTCGGCGCTCGTCGTCGCGGCGTTGACGGTCGCGCTCGGCTTCGCCGCCCAGGACGTCGTCGGCAACGTCGTCAGCGGCGTCTTCATCGTCACGGACCCGAAGTTCAACATCGGCGACTGGATCCGCTGGGAGGGCGGCGAGGGGATCATCGAGGACATCGACTTCCGCGCGACCCGCGTGCGCACGTTCGACAACGAGATCGTCACCGTCCCGAACGCCGCACTCACGACGACGACTGTCGTCAACCCCGTACTGAACGACCGCCTTCGAATCGAACTCCCGCTCGAACTCGGCCACGGGGCGGACCTCGAAGCCGCCGTCTCGGTGCTCGTGAGCGCGGCCGAGGAACACCCTGACGTGCTCGATACGCCCGAACCCTCGGTCAGAATCGTCGGTATCGGCGGGCCGGTACGGCTCTCGGCCCGGATCTGGATCGGCGATCCGACACGCGAGTCGTTCGCGCGCGTGCGCTCTGAGTACGCCCGCGAGGTCACGACGCGCCTCCACGATGCCAGGATCGACCTCGATGGAGCGGCGCCGACGGAACTCGACGGCGAGATCGGTGTCGAACTACGGGGAGGCGGTCCACCCAGTCGAGATGGGCGATAG
- a CDS encoding cation diffusion facilitator family transporter: protein MNRAAAVRRVGFLILGANLGLVVAKAFVWHRTGSLAVGSEAVNSLSDVIYSFVILAGLYLTTQPPDTDHPHGHERIEPLVSLFIAIAIFAAAGAILWGAVSALYSGDIRIATGPTAVVVLVAAGAVKVGLYRYCLRVGDEYNSPALVATGLDSRNDVLTVVAALVGVLGARAGYPILDPLAAAVVSIGVFYTGWEVLRDNVDYLIGRAPPEDLHAEIVRQTIAHPDVKGVHDVVAHYVGPEIDVSLHIEVEGERTLLEAHEIESEIVETIRDLQEIDDVFVHIDPKELGEWKDDEAADKLLEFEND, encoded by the coding sequence GTGAACCGGGCCGCGGCGGTGCGCAGGGTGGGTTTTCTGATCCTCGGGGCGAACCTGGGGCTCGTCGTCGCGAAGGCGTTCGTCTGGCACCGGACCGGGAGCCTCGCGGTCGGGTCGGAGGCGGTCAACAGCCTCAGTGACGTGATCTATAGTTTCGTCATCCTCGCGGGACTGTACCTGACGACCCAGCCGCCGGATACCGACCACCCCCACGGTCACGAGCGCATCGAGCCGCTGGTTTCACTGTTTATCGCTATCGCGATCTTCGCCGCCGCCGGGGCGATCCTCTGGGGAGCCGTCAGCGCACTCTACAGCGGTGACATTCGTATCGCGACGGGACCCACCGCGGTCGTCGTCCTGGTCGCGGCCGGCGCCGTGAAGGTCGGGCTCTACCGGTACTGTCTCCGGGTCGGCGACGAGTACAACTCGCCGGCGCTCGTCGCGACCGGGCTCGACAGCCGGAACGACGTGCTGACGGTCGTCGCGGCGCTCGTCGGCGTCCTCGGCGCCCGTGCGGGGTATCCGATCCTCGACCCGTTGGCCGCCGCGGTCGTTTCGATCGGTGTCTTCTACACCGGCTGGGAGGTCCTGCGGGACAACGTCGACTACCTCATCGGGCGTGCGCCCCCGGAGGACCTCCACGCCGAGATCGTCCGTCAGACGATCGCCCATCCCGACGTCAAGGGCGTCCACGACGTCGTCGCCCACTACGTCGGCCCCGAGATCGACGTCTCGTTGCACATCGAGGTCGAGGGCGAGCGCACCCTGCTCGAGGCCCACGAGATCGAAAGCGAGATCGTCGAGACGATCCGCGACCTCCAGGAGATCGACGACGTGTTCGTCCACATCGACCCGAAGGAGCTCGGCGAGTGGAAGGACGACGAGGCGGCCGATAAGCTGTTGGAGTTCGAGAACGACTGA
- a CDS encoding HIT family protein codes for MDQMFAPWRIEWVERDTPEEGPECVFCAFEGEDDDRENRVVARNEHAFVLLNNYPYNPGHVMVIPTRHTGDYTALPEDQLLDHSRLKQRTFEAFEAAFSPDGVNAGYNLGRGAGGSINDHLHAHVVPRWEGDTNFMPVIGETKVIVQALEETYDRLYDAFAGLDGADTSGEGAVRFG; via the coding sequence ATGGACCAGATGTTTGCCCCGTGGCGGATCGAGTGGGTCGAGCGCGACACACCCGAGGAGGGGCCTGAATGTGTGTTCTGTGCGTTCGAGGGCGAGGACGACGACCGGGAGAACCGCGTCGTCGCCCGCAACGAGCACGCGTTCGTTCTGTTGAACAACTATCCCTATAATCCCGGTCACGTGATGGTGATCCCCACCCGACACACCGGTGACTACACCGCGCTGCCCGAGGACCAACTGTTGGACCACTCCCGGTTGAAACAGCGGACCTTCGAGGCGTTCGAGGCGGCCTTCTCGCCCGACGGGGTCAACGCGGGCTACAACCTCGGGCGAGGCGCGGGCGGGTCGATCAACGATCACCTCCACGCCCACGTCGTCCCGCGCTGGGAGGGCGATACGAACTTCATGCCGGTGATCGGCGAAACGAAGGTGATCGTCCAGGCCCTAGAGGAGACGTACGATCGACTGTACGACGCCTTCGCGGGGCTTGACGGGGCCGATACGAGCGGCGAGGGCGCCGTTCGGTTCGGGTAG
- a CDS encoding DUF7835 family putative zinc beta-ribbon protein: MAAKERSPQTTQERCMTCDRETEHTVSLEIRTEGSNPETNHYSREPYRLTRCLGCGERRSQRMNNA, translated from the coding sequence ATGGCCGCCAAAGAACGGTCCCCCCAAACCACCCAGGAGCGCTGTATGACCTGCGATCGCGAGACCGAACACACCGTCTCACTGGAGATTCGTACAGAGGGTTCGAACCCCGAGACCAACCACTACTCGCGCGAACCGTACCGACTCACGCGGTGTCTCGGCTGTGGCGAACGCAGAAGCCAACGGATGAACAACGCCTGA
- the map gene encoding type II methionyl aminopeptidase encodes MPSSRIELGSEAHEKHREAGEILAQVREETADRVEVGASHLEVAEYAEDRIRELGGEPAFPVNVSIDEEAAHATPSAGDDSTFGEELINIDIGVHVDGWLADTATTIDLAGHDELTEAPAEALEAAIDLVEPGAETGELGRAIEETIDGYGFNPVVNLSGHGLGHWDQHTEPSIPNRAVSQGVTLEAGDVIAIEPFATDGSGKVTEGSDEEIFALEHDGSVRDRGAREALEQITEEFRTLPFAARWLDSSRPGMALRRLKTQGLIHGYPVLKEDDDTLVSQKEHTLIVTEDGCEVTTRT; translated from the coding sequence ATGCCCAGCAGCCGTATCGAGTTAGGGAGCGAGGCACACGAGAAACACCGCGAGGCCGGCGAGATCCTGGCGCAAGTACGGGAAGAGACCGCCGACCGGGTCGAGGTCGGTGCGAGCCATCTCGAAGTCGCGGAGTACGCCGAGGACCGGATCCGCGAGCTCGGCGGCGAGCCCGCCTTCCCCGTCAACGTCTCGATCGACGAGGAGGCCGCCCACGCGACCCCGAGCGCGGGCGACGACTCGACGTTCGGCGAGGAGCTGATCAACATCGACATCGGCGTCCACGTCGACGGCTGGCTCGCCGACACCGCGACCACCATCGACCTGGCGGGCCACGACGAACTCACCGAGGCGCCTGCCGAAGCGCTCGAAGCCGCGATTGACCTCGTGGAACCGGGCGCCGAGACCGGCGAGCTCGGACGGGCGATCGAGGAGACCATCGACGGCTACGGTTTCAATCCCGTCGTCAACCTCTCGGGACATGGACTCGGCCACTGGGACCAACACACCGAGCCGAGCATCCCGAATCGGGCCGTCTCACAGGGCGTCACCCTCGAAGCCGGCGACGTGATCGCGATCGAGCCCTTCGCCACGGACGGCAGCGGCAAGGTAACGGAGGGAAGCGACGAGGAGATCTTCGCGCTCGAACACGACGGCTCGGTGCGCGATCGGGGGGCACGCGAGGCCTTAGAGCAGATCACCGAGGAGTTCCGTACCCTACCCTTCGCCGCCCGCTGGCTCGATAGCTCCCGGCCGGGCATGGCGCTTCGGCGTCTGAAGACCCAGGGGCTCATCCACGGCTATCCGGTCCTCAAGGAGGACGACGACACGCTGGTCAGTCAGAAGGAACACACCCTGATCGTCACCGAGGACGGCTGTGAAGTAACGACGCGGACCTGA